CCGCGCGGTAGGCGCCGCCCGGTTCGTGCATGCGTTCGGACACCAGCTTGGTGGCGGTCACGGCGGCGCCGAGGTTGGCGGCATTGCCGAAGCCGGCCAGCGCGATGATCATCGAGTACTGGCCGAAGCCCACCGTGCCCAGCTGGCGGAACAGGATGGGCAGCGCCACCAGCGCCGCGACCGGGCCGATGCCGTATTCCACCAGCCCCCAGAACGAGGCATTGCCGGCGACGTGCTTCCTGATGAGTCGGTACATCGGTAGGCCTGTGCTCGGTTGGCGTGGCGCTCAGGCCACGGGCAGCGGCGGACGCGCCTGCTCGCGCAGGAAATGGCCATAGGCCAGCGTCACGCCATGGGTCAGCGAGATCTCCGGTTTCCAGCCCAGCGCGCGCACCTTGGACGAGTCCATCAGCTTGCGCGGGGTGCCGTCGGGCTTGCTGGCGTCGTAGACGATGTTGCCCTGGTAGCCGACCACCTGCGCCACCACCCGGGCCAGCTCGGCGATGGACAGGTCCTGGCCGGCGCCGATGTTGTACATGCCCTCGGCCGTCGGGGTCTCCATCAGCATCACGCAGGCCCGCGCCAGGTCGTCCACGTACAGGAACTCGCGCAGCGGCTTGCCGCTGCCCCACAGCGTCACGCTGTCGTCGCCGGCCTCGCGGCCTTCGTGGAACTTGCGGATCAGCGCCGGCAGCACGTGACTGCTGTGCAGGTCGTAGTTGTCGTGCGGGCCATACAGATTGGTCGGCATGGCGCAGACGAAGTGCGCGCCGTACTCGCGCTGGTAGGCCTCGCACAGCTTCAGGCCGGCGATCTTGGCGATGGCGTACGGCTCGTTGGTGGCTTCCAGCGGGCCGGTCAGCAGCGCGTCCTCGCGCAGCGGCTGCGCCGCCTCGCGCGGATAGATGCAGGACGAGCCCAGGAACAGCAGCTTGCGCACGCCGGCCGCGTAGGCGGCGCGGATCACGTTGCACTGGATCATCAGGTTGCGATAGAGGAAATCCACCGGATGGTTCTGGTTGGCCAGGATGCCGCCGACCTTGGCGGCCGCCAGGTACACCATGTCGACCGGCGTGGTCGAGAAGAAGCGGTGCACCTGGTTCTGGTTCTCCAGGTCCAGTTCGCTGTGGCTGCGCGTGATGACCTGGCGGTAGCCGCGCCCCTGCAGCTCGCGCACCAGCGCCGCGCCCACCATGCCGCGATGGCCGGCCACGAACACGCGTTGATCCTGATGGCTCATGGCGGGCTACTCCTTGTAGGCGTAGATTTCGTAGCCGTTCTGCTCCACCAGGGCATCGCGGCGCGCGTCCTTCAGGTCGCTCTCGACCATCTCCTTGACCAGCTGGGCGAAGGTGGTGCGGGGCGACCAGCCCAGCTTTTCGCGCGCCTTGGTCGGATCGCCCAGCAGGGTCTCGACCTCGGTCGGGCGGAAGTAGCGCGGGTCGACCCGCACGATGACCTGGCCGGCCTTGATGTCGTGCACCGGGCTGAACAGCACCGTGGCGGTCTCGTTCAGGCCTTCGCCTTCCCACGCCAGCAGGATGCCCAGTTCGCGCGCGGCGGTATTGATGAATTCGCGCACGCTGTACTGCATGCCGGTGGCGATGACGTAGTCCTCCGGCGTATCCTGCTGCAGCATCAGCCACTGCATTTCGACGTAGTCGCGCGCATGGCCCCAGTCGCGCAGCGCCGACAGGTTGCCCAGGTACAGGCATTCCTGCAGGCCCAGCACGATGCGGGCCAGGCCGCGGGTGATCTTGCGCGTCACGAAGGTCTCGCCGCGCTTGGGCGATTCGTGGTTGAACAGGATGCCGTTGCAGGCGTACATGCCGTAGGCCTCGCGGTAGTTCACGCTGATCCAGTAGGCGTACAGCTTGGCCGCGGCGTAGGGGCTGCGGGGGTAGAACGGCGTGCTCTCGCGCTGCGGCGTTTCCTGCACCAGCCCGTACAGCTCGGAGGTCGAGGCCTGGTAGAAGCGCGCCTTGTCCTCCAGCTTGAGGATGCGGATGGCTTCCAGCAGGCGCAGGGTGCCCAGGCCGTCGGCGTTGGCGGTGTACTCCGGCTCTTCGAACGACACCCCGACGTGGCTCTGCGCCGCCAGGTTGTAGATTTCGTCGGGTTGCACCGATTGCACGATGCGGATCAGGCTGCAGGAGTCGGTCATGTCGCCGTGGTGCAGCACGAAGTTGCGCGGCTGGTCATGCGGATCCTGGTACAGGTGATCGATGCGCGCGGTGTTGAACAGCGATGCGCGCCGCTTGATGCCATGGACTTCATAGCCCCTGGCCAGCAGGAACTCGGCCAGGTATGCGCCGTCCTGTCCGGTGACGCCGGTAATCAGTGCCCGTTTTGGCATGGTTTTATCCTTAAGACTTAGTCACTGCACGAAAGGAGCCGAAGGCTGCGGAACCGATGTTCAACGAGATTACTGTCGCACCCGCCGCGGAGATATCGGCCAGAAGGTCTAAGAGATCAGCTTGTCGATAGGCAAAAAAGGACTGGATGGTTTCGTCCAGCGCGCCCAGCGCCGTCACCGTGGCCAGCGCCGTCAGCGCGGGCCGGCGACGCACCGAGGCGTAGATCAGCGCCGTCAGAAAGGCGTAGGCCGCAAGGTGCAGGCGCTTGTCGCCGAAGGTGGCCGACATCTCGGCCGCCAGGCCCGGCAGGTTGCCCACCGTGACCAGCGCCAGGAAGAACAACGCGGCCGCGGGCAGGCAGACCCGCGCCACGCCCGGGCGCCAGAAGGATGAGGCCGCGCGCCGGGGATCAGACACGGCCGTACATGTCCTGGAAACGGACGATGTCGTCCTCGCCCAGATAGGCGCCGGACTGCACCTCGATGATTTCCAGCGGGATCTTGCCGGGGTTCTCCAGGCTGTGGACCTCGCCCAGCGGGATGTAGGTCGACTGGTTCTCGGTCAGCAGGTATTGCTTGTCGCCGTTGTAGATGCGCGCGGTGCCCGACACCACCACCCAGTGCTCGGCGCGGTGATGGTGCATCTGCGACGACAGGCGCGCGCCCGGCTTCACGGTGATGCGCTTGACCTGGTAGCGCGGCCCCTGGCCCACCGAGTCATACGAGCCCCAGGGCCGCTGCACCTCGCGGTGGTGGTTGAGTTCGCGGCGGTGCTGGGTCTTGAAGACTTCCACCAGGCGCTTGACGTCCTGCGAGCGGGTCTTGTGCGCCACCAGCACGGCGTCGGCCGTTTCGATCACCACGATGTCGTCCAGCCCGACCGAGGCCACCAGCCGGCTGGTGGCATGGATGAGGCAGTTGCGCGAATCCTCCACCATCACGTCGCCGCTGGTGGAGTTGCCCTCGGCCGTCTTGCGGGCGATGCCCCAGACCGCGTCCCAGGCGCCGACGTCGCTCCACGGCGTGGCCAGGGGGATGACCACGGCGCTGTCGGTGCGTTCCATGATGGCGTAGTCCATCGAGTCGCTGGGGCAGGCCTCGAAGGCCGGGCCGTCCAGCTGGAACAGGCTGTTCTCGCCATGGCCGGCGGCCACCGCCGCGCGCACCTGCTGCAGGATGCGCGGCGCCAGCCGTTCCATCTCGGCCAGGAACACCGAGGCCTGGAAGGCGAACATGCCGCTGTTCCAGTAGTAGCTGCCGGACTCGATGAAACGCTGCGCCACTTCGGGCGAGGGCTTCTCGACGAAACGGCGCACGCGCCGCGCCGGCGCCAGCTCGTCTGACTCGGCCGCCTGGATGTAACCGTAGCCGCTCAGCGGCGCCGTGGGCGTGATGCCGAAGGTCACCAGGGCGCCCTGGCGCGCGGCCTGGTAGGCCTCGGCGAAGGCGGCGGCCAGCACCGGGCCATCCTCCAGCACGTGGTCGGACGGCATGATCAGCATGACCGGGTCCTCGCCGTCGCGCATCGCCCGCAGCGTGGCGGCGACGATGGCCGGCGCGGTATTGCGGGCGTGGGGCTCGAGCACGATCTCGGTGTCCTGGATGCCCAGTTCCTGCGCCTGTTCGGCCGCGATGTAACGGTGGGCGTCGTTGCAGACCAGCATCGGCCGCGCCTGGGCGTCGGCCGAGCCGAGCCGCAGCAGGGTGTTCTGCAGCAGGCTGCGGTCATCGGTCAAACGGATGAACTGCTTCGGCAGCAGTTCGCGCGACAGGGGCCACAGGCGCGAACCCGAGCCGCCGCAAAGGATGACGGCCCGATAGGGGGGAAGGGGTTGGGTCATGGCGCTGACTCCTTGAAGTAGGCCTGGGTGTTCGGATGCGCGCCGGGATCGGCGGCGATGGCCGCCGGGGACTGCCAGCGGTAGCGGCGGTGCTGGCCCAGCGGCAGGCTGGCGATGTCCAGCGTCAGGTCGGCCTCGTAGGCGAGGACGACGTAATGGGTGGAACGGCCGGGTTCGCCGGCGAAATTGGTGTCGTAGAAGTGTTCGTACACGCCGCGCGGCCGCCAGGCGTGGGGCGGCAGCGTCACGCCCAGTTCCTCGCGGGCGATGCGCTGCAACGCCCGAGCCAGCGTCTCGTTCTTGCGGATGCGGCCGCCGGGCACGAACCAGGCGCCCTGGGCCGGCGGGTTGCTGCGCAGCCCGGTCAGGTAGCGGCCCTCGGCGTCGCGCAGCAGCAGGTCGATGGAGACCAGCGGCAGCATGTCCACCGCGCGGCGGAAGTCATCCTGGGCCAGCAGGCCGGGGGCCGGCGCGGCGGGGCCGGGCGCGAAACGCACGCGCGCCGGGACGATCAGGGGCCAGCCGAGCGGTTCAGTAGACATTTCGGCCCGTCCATCCGGAGACCGCCGTACGGGCGATGATGATCAGGTCCATCCGGAACGTCCAGTGCTGGATGTAATAGATGTCGTGCTCGATGCGGTCGCTCATCTTGCGCAGCGTGTCGGTCTGGCCGCGCAGGCCGTTGACCTGGGCCCAGCCGGTGATGCCCGGCTTGACGCGGTGACGCATCATGTAGCGCTGCACCAGGTCCTTGTAGAGCTCGTTGTGCTCCAGCGCGTGCGGGCGCGGGCCGACCACCGACATGTCGCCGCGCAGCACGTTCAGGAACTGCGGCAGTTCGTCCAGGCTGGTGCGGCGCAGGAAGCCGCCGATGCGGGTGATGCGGGCGTCGTCGCGGGTGGCCTGGGTGACCACGCCGTGCTCCTGGTGCACGGTCATGGTGCGGAACTTGTAGACGTGGAATACCTTGCCGTCCACGCCCAGGCGCGGCTGGGTGAACAGCACCGGGCCGCGCGAGGTCAGCTTCACCAGGCCGGCCACCGTCAGCATCACCGGCGACAGCCCCACCAGCGCGCACAGCGCGAAGGCGCGGTCGAAGGCTTCCTTGGCCAGGCCGCGCACGCCGGCGGCCGGCAGGCTGTTGAGCTGGATGGCGGGCAGACCGAGGAATTCGCCGATGCGGTGGCCCAGCAGCTGGATCGACATCACGTCGGGGATCCAGCGGATGTCCACCAGGTCGTTGCGCAGGTGGTAGAGCACCTCGCGCAATTCCTGGCCGGCCTCCATCGGCAGCACGATCCAGACTTCGCGCACGTTGTGTTCGCGCACGAAGCCATGCAGCGCGTCCAGCTCATGCAGGCGCCGGACTTGCGGCGGCAGGTTCTCGTGGGCCTCGGCGTAGATGCCGGCGACCTCGTAGCCGGCCTCGCGGTAGCGTTCGACGCGGCGCCACAGGTCGTGGCCGAGCGCGCCGAAGCCGACCAGCAGCACGCGCTTGCGGTCCAGGCCGCGGTCGCGCGCCGCGCCCAGGACGGTGTAGGCCGC
The window above is part of the Achromobacter deleyi genome. Proteins encoded here:
- a CDS encoding GDP-L-fucose synthase family protein, translated to MSHQDQRVFVAGHRGMVGAALVRELQGRGYRQVITRSHSELDLENQNQVHRFFSTTPVDMVYLAAAKVGGILANQNHPVDFLYRNLMIQCNVIRAAYAAGVRKLLFLGSSCIYPREAAQPLREDALLTGPLEATNEPYAIAKIAGLKLCEAYQREYGAHFVCAMPTNLYGPHDNYDLHSSHVLPALIRKFHEGREAGDDSVTLWGSGKPLREFLYVDDLARACVMLMETPTAEGMYNIGAGQDLSIAELARVVAQVVGYQGNIVYDASKPDGTPRKLMDSSKVRALGWKPEISLTHGVTLAYGHFLREQARPPLPVA
- the gmd gene encoding GDP-mannose 4,6-dehydratase — encoded protein: MPKRALITGVTGQDGAYLAEFLLARGYEVHGIKRRASLFNTARIDHLYQDPHDQPRNFVLHHGDMTDSCSLIRIVQSVQPDEIYNLAAQSHVGVSFEEPEYTANADGLGTLRLLEAIRILKLEDKARFYQASTSELYGLVQETPQRESTPFYPRSPYAAAKLYAYWISVNYREAYGMYACNGILFNHESPKRGETFVTRKITRGLARIVLGLQECLYLGNLSALRDWGHARDYVEMQWLMLQQDTPEDYVIATGMQYSVREFINTAARELGILLAWEGEGLNETATVLFSPVHDIKAGQVIVRVDPRYFRPTEVETLLGDPTKAREKLGWSPRTTFAQLVKEMVESDLKDARRDALVEQNGYEIYAYKE
- a CDS encoding VanZ family protein, which codes for MSDPRRAASSFWRPGVARVCLPAAALFFLALVTVGNLPGLAAEMSATFGDKRLHLAAYAFLTALIYASVRRRPALTALATVTALGALDETIQSFFAYRQADLLDLLADISAAGATVISLNIGSAAFGSFRAVTKS
- a CDS encoding mannose-1-phosphate guanylyltransferase/mannose-6-phosphate isomerase: MTQPLPPYRAVILCGGSGSRLWPLSRELLPKQFIRLTDDRSLLQNTLLRLGSADAQARPMLVCNDAHRYIAAEQAQELGIQDTEIVLEPHARNTAPAIVAATLRAMRDGEDPVMLIMPSDHVLEDGPVLAAAFAEAYQAARQGALVTFGITPTAPLSGYGYIQAAESDELAPARRVRRFVEKPSPEVAQRFIESGSYYWNSGMFAFQASVFLAEMERLAPRILQQVRAAVAAGHGENSLFQLDGPAFEACPSDSMDYAIMERTDSAVVIPLATPWSDVGAWDAVWGIARKTAEGNSTSGDVMVEDSRNCLIHATSRLVASVGLDDIVVIETADAVLVAHKTRSQDVKRLVEVFKTQHRRELNHHREVQRPWGSYDSVGQGPRYQVKRITVKPGARLSSQMHHHRAEHWVVVSGTARIYNGDKQYLLTENQSTYIPLGEVHSLENPGKIPLEIIEVQSGAYLGEDDIVRFQDMYGRV
- a CDS encoding GDP-mannose mannosyl hydrolase, with amino-acid sequence MLAQDDFRRAVDMLPLVSIDLLLRDAEGRYLTGLRSNPPAQGAWFVPGGRIRKNETLARALQRIAREELGVTLPPHAWRPRGVYEHFYDTNFAGEPGRSTHYVVLAYEADLTLDIASLPLGQHRRYRWQSPAAIAADPGAHPNTQAYFKESAP
- a CDS encoding undecaprenyl-phosphate glucose phosphotransferase — translated: MDPSLTDTSARANRSSYLYRLLDAAIVIICGLAVTEFKFSDEAMADPPQIHLFLIYLCGLGVIALFPAFRLYVSWRGRRLTDLVVRSLAAWALVFALGILVSFLMHQSAAVSRLWAATWFGSVALALAGVRLAAYTVLGAARDRGLDRKRVLLVGFGALGHDLWRRVERYREAGYEVAGIYAEAHENLPPQVRRLHELDALHGFVREHNVREVWIVLPMEAGQELREVLYHLRNDLVDIRWIPDVMSIQLLGHRIGEFLGLPAIQLNSLPAAGVRGLAKEAFDRAFALCALVGLSPVMLTVAGLVKLTSRGPVLFTQPRLGVDGKVFHVYKFRTMTVHQEHGVVTQATRDDARITRIGGFLRRTSLDELPQFLNVLRGDMSVVGPRPHALEHNELYKDLVQRYMMRHRVKPGITGWAQVNGLRGQTDTLRKMSDRIEHDIYYIQHWTFRMDLIIIARTAVSGWTGRNVY